Proteins co-encoded in one Octopus sinensis linkage group LG6, ASM634580v1, whole genome shotgun sequence genomic window:
- the LOC118763780 gene encoding uncharacterized protein LOC118763780, translated as MSQLEDFPRASCDIVHRKFVPQDQTINREFYLDVLKRLREGIRRMLLDLWRAKNCIIHDVSALCHQALLTREFLAISNIASFQHLPYSSDLAIASFHIFPMIKKQHHCQEPQRIGDSTRLRKTNFQAGLQKWQESCHQFIAA; from the coding sequence ATGAGCCAGCTGGAAGACTTTCCACGAGCCTCATGTGATATCGTACATCGGAAATTCGTGCCCCAGGACCAGACCATCAATAGAGAGTTCTACCtcgacgttttgaagcgtttgagggagggAATTAGGCGAATGCTACTGGATCTGTGGAGAGCGAAGAATTGCATTATTCACGACGTCAGTGCACtctgtcaccaagctcttctcACTCGGGAGTTTCTCGCTATAAGCAACATAGCATCCTTTCAGCACCTCCCCTATTCGTCAGATTTAGCAATTGCGAGCTTCCATATCTTCCCCATGATAAAAAagcaacaccattgtcaagagcCACAGAGAATCGGTGACTCGACGCGCTTACGGAAAACAAATTTCCAGGCCGGATTGCAAAAGTGGCAGGAAAGCTGTCATCAGTTTATTGCTGcataa